The stretch of DNA TCGTATTCGACAAGCCAGCGCCGCGACGGACCGTGGTGATCGCCGACAACGCCGACACGGTCCGCCCTCTGAGCCTAGCGGCGTCGATCGCGCCCGACGCGGCGGCGTGCCCGTCGGATGCCTTCGCGCCCGACGCGCTGCAGACACTGGCTTGGGAAGAGCTGGCTCTGGTGCTGTGGACATCCGACATCCCCACCGGCAAAACCGCCGACGCCTTGAGGGCTTACGTTGACCGTGGCGGGCAGGTCATGTTCTTCCCCTCCAAGGAACCGACCAGTCGGCAGTTCTTAGGGGTTGGTTGGGAAGCTTGGCAACCGCTAGCGCGACCGGCTACTCCAGACAATTGGCGCGGCGACCAGGACCTGCTGGCGAACACCGCTAGCGGCGCTTCGCTGCCGGTGGGCCGATGGGAAGTGAGTCGAAGTTGCTCGTTGGCGGGTGAGTTCAACACATTGGCGAGCCTGCCGGAGGGCAAGCCGCTGCTCGCCCGTGTCCCAACCAACGCCGGTGGGGTTTACTTCCTTGCGACGACCGTATCCCCTAGCGACTCGACTCTCGCCGCCGACGGGGTGGTGCTCTACGTCGCCATGCAACGGGCGATCGAAGCCGGGCTCGCCGTTCTGGGTGACGCCCGCAGCCAGTCGGCCGGCACGCCGCTGCCAGCAACGGGCGAGCCTTGGCTTCGCCGTGCCGGGGACCCTTCTCCCCATGACGAAGAGGCCTTGTCCACCTCGTATGCCTACCGCCAGGGCGTGTACAGCAGCGGCGAGAAGCTATTAGCGATCAACCGGCCGGTCGCGGAGGACCAAACCTTGCAGGCGCCGAGCGAACAGGTACAGCAGCTGTTCACTGGCCTCGACTTCGATCAGGTCGATACAAGCCCTGGCGCTGACTCGACCCTGGTGCAAGAGGTCTGGCGGATCTTCTTGGGCGCCATGATGCTCGCCATGGCATTAGAAGCCGGCATCAGCCTGCCGCGGGTTCCGCAGCAGGTCCAGGCGTTCGCCCCGAGAGTCGGCAGCCCGCGGGGCGCGCCGCCTCGGGCGTTAGAGGAGGTCGCATGAACTCCACCAACACCCTGATCTTCCAGACCGGGCCATTCATTATCGCCCTGTCGGTGCTGTCGGTGATTGCCACGCTGACGTTCAGCCTCATCACGTGCCGGCGCAGCGGGTGGCGCCGTTCCATGGTGCTGCTCGAACTCTTGCGACTCGGCGTCGTGGCGTTGGCGGCGTTGCTCTTCAATCAGCCAGAGTGGATTGAGGAGTTCCGGCCGAAAGACAAGCCGGTCGTGGTGGTGCTGTGGGACGACTCCGTCAGCATGCAGACCCGCGACGTGATCTCGGCCGACCTGCCCAACGGCCCCGTGAAACGCAGCGACGGGGTCTTGCCGCTAACCGAGCCTGAGTATTGGGATTCGCTCGCCGAACGGTACGAGGTGGTGTTGACCCCCTTCTCCTCGGCCGAAGGCGAATCCGCAAGCGACCTGCACTCCCCTCTAGCAGACGCCCTCTCCCAGCACAGCCAACTGAGGGCCGTGGTGCTGGCCTCGGACGGGGACTGGAACGCGGGCAAGCCGCCCGTCGACGCCGCGACACGTTTGCGTCTGCGCGACATCCCGGTCTTCGCAATCCCGGTCGGAAGTCCGACTCGTTTGCCCGACGTCGAGTTGGTGAGCGTTGACGCCCCCACCTTCGGAGTGGCCGGCAAGCCGCTGCAGGTCCCAATAACGATCGACAGCTCGCTGCCGAGAGACTTCGCGGCGACGGCGCAGCTCAAGACCTCCTCGGGAGAGACCATCGAAAAGCAGGTCCGCGTCGAGGCGATGAGCCGTTCGACCAACTCCTTCATCTGGATACCAGCGCAGACTGGCGACTACACCCTGACGGTCAGCATCCCGACGCACGCCGAGGAACTGATCCTTACGAACAACGAGCGATCGGTTCCGATCGCCGTCCGCGAAGAAAAACTGCGAGTGCTGGTTGTCGAGTCTTACCCTCGCTGGGAGTACCGCTACCTGCGAAACGCGCTCTCCCGCGACCCCGGTGTGCAGGTGTCATGCCTGCTGTTCCAACCGGGGCTGTCAAAACCCGGCGGCGGCAACGCGGACTACATCAAAGACTTCCCCGAAGGACTCGACCAGCTCTCTACCTACGACGTGGTCTTCCTCGGCGACGTGGGCTGCTCAGCCGAACAACTGACGGCCGAGCAGTGCCGGCTGTTGAAGGGGCTCGTCGAGCATCAGGCGTCCGGATTGGTGCTGATGCCCGGCTGGCAGGGACGGCAGATCAGCCTTCTCGACACGGAGCTGGCGATCCTCTACCCGGTGCAGCTCGATCCGAGTCAGCCCGAGGGCTGGGGGTCGCGAACGCCCAGTCACTTCGAGCTGACCGAGGCCGGCCGACGAAGCCTGCTCACGAAGCTGGCCGACACCCGCGACGAAAACGTTGAGGTCTGGGTAAACCTACCCGGCTTCCAGTGGTACGCCCCGGTGCTCAAAGCTCGCGCCGGCAGCGAGGTGCTTTGCGTCCACGAGTCGGCCTCGAATCAATACGGCCGACTGCCGATGCTGGCCACCCGGACTTTCGGAGCGGGGAAGGTCCTGTTCATGGGGACCGACGGCGCCTGGCGTTGGCGGAAGGGTGTCGAGGACAAGTACCACTACCGGTTCTGGGGGCAGGTGGTGCGTTGGATGGCATACCAGCGCAACATGGCTCGTGGCGAGTCGATGCGTCTGTACTACGCGCCCGACCAGCCCCAGCTCAACCAGACGCTGACGATCAACGCCAACGTGATGGACAACTCGGGGGAACCCCTAGCGGAGGGGGAGGTCGTCGCCCGCATCACTGCGCCTTCTGGGAAGGCCCAGACCGTACGCTTCCAATCGGCCGGCCAAGAGTGGGGCGCCTTCTCGGGGCGTTTCACCAGCAACGAACCCGGCAAGCATGCGGTGACCCTCTCGGTGAAGCAGACCGGGGCTCTGCTGGAGACCTCCTTCTACGTCCAGGGCGAGCTATCGGAAAAAACCGGGCAGCCCGCCCGGGTTGAGGTTCTCGACGAAATCGCCCGCGTAAGTCGCGGCAATACGATTACGATCGACCGTGCCGACGAAGCGATCCGCCAGCTGTCGTCGCTGGCCGAACCGCCGCCGACCCTGCGCCGGCTCCAGCTTTGGAGCAGCCCGCTGGTCGCCACGGGCATGGTCACGATGCTTGGCGTCTTTTGGGTTCTGAGAAAGGCGGTCGGATTGTTGTGAGGCGCTCGGGCGCCCTCTCACATAGCAGGCGAATACAACCTCCGAAGGCTACGCGGATGCGATCGGCCAAGAAAAGAGTACCCGTTCATTCTCGAAGGACGCCATAATGACCACGGACGATAGCAAGCTGCATGTGCCGGAGTCGCTAAGGGTACAGCTGCGCGGCTACCGACGTCGGGTTTGGGCGATCAAGGTCACCGAGGCTGTCGCGATCTGTCTGTTCAGCATCGGTATCGCCTACGCGACGGTGTTCGTACTCGACCGGTTGTTCGACACCCCAAGGCCCGTGCGGACCCTCGCGCTCGTCGCCGCCATGTTGGGGTGCGCCGTCTTCCCATGGTTCCTGCACCGCTGGGTGTGGCGCCGCCGGACGCCTTCGCAACTGGCCCGACTGGTCGCTCAGCGCATGCCGCGGCTCGGCGATCAGTTGCTGGGCGTCATCGAGCTCGCGGAGAACCAATCGGAACAGACACGCTCCCGCAGGCTCGTACAGGCGGCGATCGAGCAGGCGGCGAACGACGCCGCGCGGAGCGATCTTGCCCCGGCGGCGCCCGCTTCACGTCGACCGTTGTGGGGGGGGCTCGCGGCGTCGTTCCTTGGTCTAGCGGTGGGGCTCGGCATCGTTTTTCCCGCCGCGGCGCAAAACGCGTGGTCCAGGTTTCTGCGCCCTTGGGGTTCGACCGAGCGATACACCTTCACGGCTGTTGAGCCGATCCCCAAGAAGTTGGTTGTCGCTCACGGCGAGCCTTTCGACTTCGACGTCCGACTCGCTGCGATGTCCGAGTGGCGCCCGGACGACGCCGAAGCCCGAATCGGCCGCCAGCGGCCCGTCCAGGCAACACTGGAAGGCGACCAGTATAAGTTCGCCCTCCCCGCCCAGATCGGCGAGGACCGCCTGCAGATAAAGGTAGGTGACGCAACGCGCCAGGTGCAGGTCTTGCCGACGGTTCGGTCCGAACTCGTGAGTCTCTCTGCGCGGGTGCGCCTGCCAGAGTATTTAGGCCGCGTCGAGACCGTTGAGAAAGAGGTCCGCGGGGGAGCCGTCGCGGTCGTAAAGGGGAGCCGCGCCGTGATCGAGGCGACCGCTAGCCGACCTCTTAAATCGGCGACAGTCGATGGCGCCGACGCGACACCGCGGGGTGAATCGTTCCAGATCCCCGAGACGCTCGTCGACGACTCAACGCAGAAAGAACTCGCTTGGCAAGACACGCTGGGGCTGTCGGGCGCCGACCCTCTGAAGCTTTCGATTCTCGCCATGGACGACGAGCCACCCACGCTGGTCGTAGAAAACCTCCCTTCGCAAAAGGTGGTCCTCGACTCGGAGGTGATCCAGTTCTCTGTGCGGGCGCGCGACGACTACGGCGTCCAGCGAATCGGGTTCGAGTGGCGTAGCCTGCCGTTCGCGTACGGCCCCCCTGTCAACGACGAGCAGATGTTGGCGGCCGGTGACCCGTACTCCGAGACGCTAGACGCCAAGGGCGTGTTCTCCGCTAACTCCCTGGGCGTCTCAGCGCAGCCGCTTGAGGTGCGTGTCTTCGTTGAGGATTACTTCCCCGAAAGGGGCCGCGTCTACTCAGCGCCGCATGTGCTCTATGTGCTGACACCCGACCAGCACGCAATCTGGATCACCGAAGAGCTCAGCAAGTGGCATCGTCAGGCGCTCGAAGTCCGTGACCGGGAGATGCAGCTGTACGAGGAGAACCACACAATCCGCGAGCTTTCCAACGAGCAACTCGACCTGGCGGAAACTCGGCAGCGTATCGAGAAACAAGCCGCCGCCGAACGGTCGAACGGGCGTCAGCTCCGCCGACTGACCGCGGCGGGAGGCGATCTGCTGCGTGAGGCCGCGCGAAACTCGGAAATCGGCGTGGGGCACATCGACCGCTGGGCCAGTATGCTCAAGGTGCTCGATGAGATTTCCGCCAACCGCATGCCCTCGGTAGCCGACCTCCTTACAGAGTTCTCCGACGCCCCCAATGTCGCCCAAAGCCAACAGCCCTCGGCGCCGCAGGCGGGCCAGAACCGCGACCCGCGGCCCGGCAAGCCGGCGGCCATGGACCCTAGCGGCAAGCCCAAACCGGCTGTGCCAACAATCGCCGACGGCGAATCGAGCCAGCGCCGCCCCGACGAGGGCGGCGACGATGGCGAGCAGCCCAAGAAGAAGCCTTCCGCGGGCAAGCTGACGCTGCCGGTGACGACCGTCGTCGGCGCCGCGAAGAAGGGTGGAGGCGACAACCCCGCAGGCCAGATATTGGAGCAGGCCGTCACCGAGCAACGCGACCTGCTGGAAGAGTTCGGCAAGATCGCCGACGAGTTGAACGAGGTCCTCGCCAACCTTGAGGGGAGCACCCTGATCAAGCGGCTGAAGGCGGCGTCGCGTGTGCAGTACCAGATCGCCGAGGGCCTGGGGACTCACCTCCCCGACTCGTTTGGTAAATCCGAGAATAGCCTCTCCAAGGAGACGCAGGAGTCGCTCGGGGGGACCGCCAAGCAGCAGGGCGAGAACGGGGTCGCCGTCTCGTACATCATGGACGACCTCCACTCGTACTACGAACGGCGCCGGATGGTCCGTTTCAAACAGGTGCTCGACGAGATGCGCGAAATGCAGGTCCTGCAAGGCCTTCGGCGCGTCGGCGTAGACATCACCGATAAGCAGGGCCTGGCGATCGCGCAGAGCGAGTTCTGGTCCGACTCGTTCGACCGCTGGGCCGACGACCTGTTCGACCCTGCCTGTTCGGGCTCATGCCCCGGCGGCGCGTCGCCCGAGAGCTTGCCGCCGTCAATCGTGTTGGAGGCGATGCGGATTCTCGAGGCGGAGGTCGGGCTCCGCGAAGAGACCCGGGTCGCCGAGCAATCCGAATCGGCTGTCGAATACGAGCAGCACGTCGAGGAAGCCAATCGGCTGAGCAAGTCACAGAACACGCTGGACGAGCGCGTCGCCGAGTTGAGCGACCGTATCCTCGAACTCGAAGACGCCGAGAAGCACTTCGGCAAAGAGCTGAGTCTGCTCGCGGCCGTCTCTCAAGTCATGGGCGAGGCGACTGGCATCCTCGCCGAGCCGGAAACGGGCGACCGAGCGATCGCCGCCGAGACCGAGGCGATCGAGCTTCTACTGCAGTCAAAGAAGCTCAACCCGAAGGGGGGCGGCGGGGGCGGATCGTCTCCCGGCGGCGGTGGCGGCGGCGACACCGAAACGCCCGCCATCGCGCTGGCTGGGAGGGGCGTCAACGAGAACGAGGTGCGAGAAGATCACCAGGTCACCCAGGTCACCGGCGAGACCGGCCGGGTGCTGCCCGAAGAGTTCCGCGTCGGCCTCGACGAGTACTTCAGCCGACTAGACGGCGCCGGAGGGAGTCGGTGATGTATGACCGTCGAATCGCCGCAGTGGGTCTCTTCGTCGCAATGGCGTCCGTTCCGACGTTTGTCGGAGCGACGGCTGCCGATGCGCAGTCCATCATTCGGGAAGTGCTCGGGATCGACGTCGACAGGCTGCTCGCCAAGAAGGCTGAGCCCGCAAACGAGGACCAGGAAGAGGACGAGAACCCGCAAATCAACGCCCTCATCCAGCAGTATCGCCCGGCCTACAAGGGCAAACTCGACGCCAGCCTCCACACGCTGCGGGAACTCTGCCATCCCAGCCGCGAGCAACAAGAGAAGCTTCTGGAAGCAGGCGACGCCGCCCTCGACGCGGCGTTACGAGTCCACGCCAAACGGATGCTGAAATTGAACCAACAGAATGGCAATATCGTCGTCAACGTCGGACGTTCACGCGGTAGCAACCCGTGGACCGCGGTGCAAATCGCCTTGAACGCGGCGGTGAGAGATCATCTTTCTCCCGAACAGTCGAAGCTCTATTTGGAGGACCTACGCGAACGTGAGAAGTTCCGTCGCCGGGCGACCGCTAGGACCTTGGTGAGCGCGCTGGACACCCAACTCAACCTCAACCAAGAGCAGCGTGAAGCGATCTTTGCGGCGTTGCTGGAGAATTGGCAGGACGAATGGGAGAACTCGGTGCGTGGGCTGATGTACGGCGCAACGTACCTTCCCAACCTGCCGAGCAAGGCCCTGACGCCCCATCTTAACGAGAAGCAAATGCAGCTCTGGAGTCAGAGCCCGCACGGCAACACGATTCACTTCGGCGACAACGAAGGTTTCCTGGGGCACGGCAAGTTGAACATCCCCCCCTTCGTGGTGCAGGACGATACCGAAAGCGGTGATGAGGCCGCCGAACCCGTGGCGGAGCAGCCGGGGGAGGAGTCCTAGCATGGCCCGAAAGCATCTCCTCCGCCGCCAAACGCTCAGCGCGGCCCTGCTGCTCTCCGCCCTTGCGACGTCGCCTACCTGGGGAGAAGACGACGGCTGGATCGAGTTCGGGGACGCCCCGCAGCAGCAAGAGCAAGGATGGATGATCCCTCCGGAGCAATTCGACCAATGGGTTTTCCAACATGCGTCTAACATCCAGGGCCAGCGCAAGGAGTTCGAGACCAAGTTGGCTCTGGCGATCGACAACGTCAACGACGTTTGCCAACTGACGGAAGAGCAACGGTTGACGCTACGCCTCGCAGGCGAAATAGAGATCAACCGCTACTTCGCGAAGTACAAGCAGGTAAAGGCCTACTACATCAAGACCAAGCCCGACCAAAACAACTTCAACGACATCTGGCAGCTGATCCAGCCGCTCCAGCAGATCGCCCAGGTTGGGCTGTTCGGCGAGGACTCGGCATTGGTGAAGGCGTCGCAAGAGATGCTCAAGGGGGAACAACGGAGCCGCCTTCGCGAGTTGGAGAAAGAACGCCGCGACTACCGCTACCGGGCGCTCGTCGAGGCGTATGTGATGCTTTTCGACGACGTCGCGCCACTGAGTTCCACTCAGCGGGAGCGGCTGGTGGCTGTTTTACTCGAGAACACTTGGCCGCCAAACGTGTTCGGCACGAACGACCAGCACTACATCATGCACCAATCGAGTCTCCTTTCCCGAAAGAAGATCGAGAAAGCGGTCGACGGCCCCCTGCTCGACTTGGTTTACGACACTTTCCAAAAGGGCAAGGGGTACAAGAGCTTCTTGGAATCCCAAGGAATCAAGCCTTATGCCGAGGAGGATGAATGATCGTTCCAGCGATCTTGCGGCGCCGCGCCGCCTACACTTCGGTCCTTGCGGTGCTCACCGTCCTTGGATGGGGCGACCGGCCTTGCTATGCACAGCTCCCGGTCACGATGCACGGGGAGGCCGTGCCCCGCGACATCCGCGAGATGTACGACCGCGGCCTCCAGTACCTGGCGGGCTCTCAGAACGAGGACGGCGACTGGGGGAACGGCGGCTACCAAGGGGCTGGCACGACCGGAATGGCGGTGATGGCGATGCTCGCCTCGGGCGAGGACCCCAACTTCGGCGTCTATAGCGTGCAGCTCCGCAAGGCGCTGCGCAGCATGATCCGCCAGCAGGACGCCTCCACCGGGTACTTCGGCAACAGCATGTACCACCACGGGTTCGCGACGCTCGCCCTTTCCGAGGCCTACGGCGCCGTCGACGACAGAGACCTCTGGCCCCAGGGGGAAGGAGACCGGCAACGGTCGATCGGCGAAGCCCTCGAGCTCGGGGTGCGCGCGTCGATCACGTCACAAAAGAACAACCCTACTTCCGCTTGGCGTTACTCACCCAACGGCAACGACGCAGACACCTCCGTGAGCGGCGCGGTGTTGATGGGCTTGCTGGCCGCTCGGAACGCGGGGATTGAGGTCCCCGACGAGTCGGTGGACAGCGCGATCAAGTATTTCGCGAACATGACCAGCGAGAACGGGATGGTCGGGTACTCGGGTGGTTTTGGGGGCGGCTTTGACGAATCGATCGCTCGCATATCCATCGCCACCCTTGTCTATGCAATCTCTCGGCAGAAGGACCTCCCAGAGTACGAGGCGACCCTCAAACATCTGTCGCGAAACCTCGAACAGACTGGGGCAGGGCATTACCAGCAGTACACCGATTACTACAAAGCGCAGGCCCTGTTCCAGGGCGACATCGAGGCCTGGGAGAAGTGGAACAAGCTGCTGGTGCGGCGGTTGCGAGACTCCCAGCAGGAGGACGGCAGCTTCAGCGGGCAACTAGGCCCAGAGACCAGCACGCAGCTCTCCCTGCTGGCGTTGGCGGTCAATTACCGCTTCCTTCCCATCTACGAACGGTGATCGCGTGCGAAGGACCAACTCTCTATTGCTGCTCGGTCTGATGGGGATCGCGATACCCATTAGCGCCACCTCGCCGACCGGAAGCCTGTTCCTCACCAACGGCGGCCAACTCTCTGGAGAGTGGCGAGACAACGCTTCCGCCGACGAAGTCTCTTGGCAGCCCCCTTTCACGAACGAGCCTTACGCCTTTCCCTGGGGTAACGTCGCCTACGCCCAATTCCCGCCGCCACGCGAGGCGGCCGCTCAGCCCGGCGCCTACCGCATCGACACGACAAGCGGCGACGTGCTCGTTGGCGATCTTGTCGACGTGAACCCGGAGTGGGTCACCCTGGCCGTTAACCTCGGCCCCCGGCGTGGCGAGGAGCCAATCAAGGTCGCACGAGCGAGCATCCGCAGCATCACACGGACCGACGGCGCCGGAGGCCGGGTCTACATGGGCCCCGACCCGTTGTCTGAATGGACAACAGGCGACGGGGACGCGTGGCGTTACTCGCAAGGCGCGCTGTCAACTTCCCGCCACGACGCCGTCGCCTACAGGGGAATGACGCTCCCCGAGAAAGCGCTGATTGAGATCGAGGTCTCCTGGAAAGTCAAAGCGGACTTCTCACTCGAATTGGGCGTTCCTCGATACCGCGGAAAAGCAATCGGCTCGCAAGTCGGCGCCGACGAGGAACTCGCCAATCTCGCGGAGAAGCTTGCACTCCCGATGCGGGGCCGCGTGCGCCAGGCGCCGAATCGAGAGAGCTCGGAAACGACGAACGCCTTCCGACTCGAAACCGTCTCCGACTACCTGGTCGCCGTGCGCGAAACCGACGAAGCGACAAACCTGACCATCATCAGGAAACTCGATAAGGGCGCCGGACGCGTCAGCCTCCTGCTCTATCTCGACCAGCCCCAGAACCGCCTGGTAGTCACTTCACTCCGCAAGGAACAGCTCGCCGAACTGAGCGTGGATTGCGGCGAAAATCCGCTGGAGAGCGGCGTGCTGCTCACCAACCGGGAGGGCGACATCCAGCTTGACAAGCTTTATGTCAGCGAGTGGAACGGAGAGTCGCCAACCACAGATCGCACCGATCAGCCTTCCGTCACGTTGACCGACGGAAAGATCGTCTACGGCGAAGTTGTCGGCTACCAACCGGATGACAAGAAGCTGCTGTTCGCCAAGCCTCCGGAACGACATGCGCCTGCCGAGAAAGATGTCGAACCCGACGCCGACGCGAGCCCCGCCGAAGAGCAACCGGAGGAAACGGAAGAAGAGGGGGCCGACGAAACGCTCACAGGTGACCAAACGCAGCCCGCTGCTGAGCCTGACTCGGAGGAGCCTGACTCGGAGGAGCCTACCTCTGAGGAGACGCCCAACGAAGTCGCCCTCGACGACATCGCTTACATCTATTTTGCCTTGCCCCAAAGCCCAAGCGCGGCCCCGGCCCGCCCCGACAATCTGCTCACCGTCGTTTCACACGAAGGTCTGAGGATCACCGGCGTTGCGAGAGGGGTTGCAAACCAAGAATTGAGTCTTTCGTCCGAGAGCCTCGAGCAGCCGCTCCACCTTCCCCTCAGCGAGATCCGCAGCGTCCGGACCTTCGCCCAGCCTCAACCGGTCGAGCAGAAATGGTCGGTCCCTCGGCTCGAAGTCGAAGGATTGCAGACGTCGGGCGAACTCACGGGCGCCGAGGCTTCGCCGGGCGGCTCTTGCCTGCTGTGGCGACCCCAGGGGAGTCGCAACGCCGTGGCGTTACGTAACGACGCCTCTGGCCGGATCGACTTTCGGCTGCCCAAAGAGTCCAAGCCCGACGACCCCACGCTCACGCCAAGGAGGCGGCAGCCGAACAATGGCATCTTCGGAGCGATCGGCGCCATCTTTTCCAGAAAGCAGGCGACGTCAACGTCAAGAGAGTCGCACCCTACGCCGTCCCAACCGGCGATGATGTACCTGCGGCTCGGCGACAAGATCCCTTGCAAGATTGACCGGATCGACGAGCAAGGCGTCTTCTTCAGTTCTCCCTACTCGAACGCCGACTTCGCAACCCATGAAAACATCAAAGCGATCGAACTCGTCATCCGCGGCGTCGATGGCCGGCTGACCTCGGATCGAAGGGACCATCTGCTCACGCTCCCCCGCATGCGAGCGCAGAATCCTCCGACGCATTTGCTGGTGTCGACACGAGGCGACTACGTCCGTTGCCGGTTGCTGAGGCTCACGGAGAAGACTGCGGACGTCGAGATTGGACTCGAGGAAACCCAGCTTGACCGATCCCGTATCGCACGGATCATCTGGCTTGATCCGCCGCCGGACGAAGACGACGAGCCAACAAGCAAGAAGGCCGAAGAGTTGGGTGCGGCAGATCAGCTCCGGGTCCAAGCGGTGCGCCGCGACGGCGTGCGTCTAACCTTCCGCCTCCAAGCGTTCGAGACCCCGTCCGAGGAGGAGCCAGCGGGAGCCTCCAAAGACGCCGCCCCCGCGCTGGTCGGCGCCAGCGACGTGCTCGCCGCTTGCGTGGTGAAGCTGGCGGATATCGACGTGTTGCTGTTCGGCGACCGCATCGAGCAGGCGGCCGCCGAGCTGTCCTACCAGCGTTGGAAGATGCGTCACGCCATCGAGCCTCGCGACGTCATCGAAGGCGAATCCGAAGACGTGTCCGCAGGGTTCCCACTCGTTGGTCTACAGGCGCCCGAGCTGCAGCTCCCCTTCTTCAACCAAGGCGACCGGAAGCAAAGGAAAGAGTTCAAGGTCGTCGACTACAAGGGGGACGTCCTGATTCTCGACTTCTGGGCCAGTTGGTGCGGCCCCTGCATGCAGGCGATGCCGAAGCTACAGCAAATAGGCAACGATTACGCGGACAAGGGCGTTCATGTCGTCGCCGTCAACTTGCAGGACAGCGCGGAGGAGATCCGCGCCGCGTTGCTCCGATTGAAGATCGAGCCAACTATCGCGTTGGACCGTGACGGCGTCGCCGCCCAACGCTACCAGGTGACGGGCATCCCTCAGACCGTACTGATCGACCGCGAGGGAAACGTGGCGAACGTCTTCGTCGGCGGGAACTTTGAAGAGAAACTCCGCAACGCCATCGATGCCGCCCTGGCAGAAGCTGAGGACGCCCCTTGAGCGCTGATAGGCCTTGGAGGCGAATTCGGAAGATACGAAGAAGCGCAGCGGTATTGGTCGCTTCGTCGGCTTCGATGTATCGGGCGAATGGCGCG from Botrimarina mediterranea encodes:
- a CDS encoding BatA domain-containing protein, giving the protein MSFLQPWLLWALPIAGLPILIHLINQRRYRTVEWGAMQFLLAANQMSRGFARVRQWLILAMRVLAIAGLLFAISRPLASGWLGLAAGSKTDTTVVLLDCSPSMQRQEAGVSKLDTARRHLADVLSTLSSNRWVLIDSASETPLELEASTDLLESPHATGVSASADLPAMMQSLYDYIKANNPGHTEVWIASDLRESDWQSDSGRWTSLREALLEFPQEVRFHLLNYGDNAANPNSPPNLSVRVTEARRVEVGSDAELLVSVLVTRDAEGPDDLQKISLPIQFEVDGARTQMRVELSGVRFELKDQRIPLAGGAVRGWGRVSLPADINPADDNAYFVFDKPAPRRTVVIADNADTVRPLSLAASIAPDAAACPSDAFAPDALQTLAWEELALVLWTSDIPTGKTADALRAYVDRGGQVMFFPSKEPTSRQFLGVGWEAWQPLARPATPDNWRGDQDLLANTASGASLPVGRWEVSRSCSLAGEFNTLASLPEGKPLLARVPTNAGGVYFLATTVSPSDSTLAADGVVLYVAMQRAIEAGLAVLGDARSQSAGTPLPATGEPWLRRAGDPSPHDEEALSTSYAYRQGVYSSGEKLLAINRPVAEDQTLQAPSEQVQQLFTGLDFDQVDTSPGADSTLVQEVWRIFLGAMMLAMALEAGISLPRVPQQVQAFAPRVGSPRGAPPRALEEVA
- a CDS encoding prenyltransferase/squalene oxidase repeat-containing protein — translated: MIVPAILRRRAAYTSVLAVLTVLGWGDRPCYAQLPVTMHGEAVPRDIREMYDRGLQYLAGSQNEDGDWGNGGYQGAGTTGMAVMAMLASGEDPNFGVYSVQLRKALRSMIRQQDASTGYFGNSMYHHGFATLALSEAYGAVDDRDLWPQGEGDRQRSIGEALELGVRASITSQKNNPTSAWRYSPNGNDADTSVSGAVLMGLLAARNAGIEVPDESVDSAIKYFANMTSENGMVGYSGGFGGGFDESIARISIATLVYAISRQKDLPEYEATLKHLSRNLEQTGAGHYQQYTDYYKAQALFQGDIEAWEKWNKLLVRRLRDSQQEDGSFSGQLGPETSTQLSLLALAVNYRFLPIYER
- a CDS encoding TlpA family protein disulfide reductase, with the protein product MRRTNSLLLLGLMGIAIPISATSPTGSLFLTNGGQLSGEWRDNASADEVSWQPPFTNEPYAFPWGNVAYAQFPPPREAAAQPGAYRIDTTSGDVLVGDLVDVNPEWVTLAVNLGPRRGEEPIKVARASIRSITRTDGAGGRVYMGPDPLSEWTTGDGDAWRYSQGALSTSRHDAVAYRGMTLPEKALIEIEVSWKVKADFSLELGVPRYRGKAIGSQVGADEELANLAEKLALPMRGRVRQAPNRESSETTNAFRLETVSDYLVAVRETDEATNLTIIRKLDKGAGRVSLLLYLDQPQNRLVVTSLRKEQLAELSVDCGENPLESGVLLTNREGDIQLDKLYVSEWNGESPTTDRTDQPSVTLTDGKIVYGEVVGYQPDDKKLLFAKPPERHAPAEKDVEPDADASPAEEQPEETEEEGADETLTGDQTQPAAEPDSEEPDSEEPTSEETPNEVALDDIAYIYFALPQSPSAAPARPDNLLTVVSHEGLRITGVARGVANQELSLSSESLEQPLHLPLSEIRSVRTFAQPQPVEQKWSVPRLEVEGLQTSGELTGAEASPGGSCLLWRPQGSRNAVALRNDASGRIDFRLPKESKPDDPTLTPRRRQPNNGIFGAIGAIFSRKQATSTSRESHPTPSQPAMMYLRLGDKIPCKIDRIDEQGVFFSSPYSNADFATHENIKAIELVIRGVDGRLTSDRRDHLLTLPRMRAQNPPTHLLVSTRGDYVRCRLLRLTEKTADVEIGLEETQLDRSRIARIIWLDPPPDEDDEPTSKKAEELGAADQLRVQAVRRDGVRLTFRLQAFETPSEEEPAGASKDAAPALVGASDVLAACVVKLADIDVLLFGDRIEQAAAELSYQRWKMRHAIEPRDVIEGESEDVSAGFPLVGLQAPELQLPFFNQGDRKQRKEFKVVDYKGDVLILDFWASWCGPCMQAMPKLQQIGNDYADKGVHVVAVNLQDSAEEIRAALLRLKIEPTIALDRDGVAAQRYQVTGIPQTVLIDREGNVANVFVGGNFEEKLRNAIDAALAEAEDAP